aagtttgatggcatAGAATTTAGATTTTGTAGGATGCAAATTGAGGATTATCTTTATGGAAAGAAGTTGCATCTGGCGGTTCTAGGGGAAAAACCTGCAACTATGAAGGATGAGGAATGAGCTCTTCTTTATAGACAGGTACTGGAGTCATCAGGTTAACTCtatctaggtctgttgcacacaatgctGTTAAGGAGAAGACCACAACAAATCTAATGAAAGCTTTGTCTGGCATGTATGAAAAGCCGGTAGCAAACAACAAGGTGCATCTGATgaagaaattgttcaatttgaagatggaagagaatgcatcagtagcacagCATCCGaatgaatttaacactatcacaaatcaattgtcatCTGTAGAAATTGAGGATGatagtaagcaattctacaggaaaagaaaagctgaaGTACAATGACATATGAGATTTAATTATGGTTAAGGAGATTCGCAAAAGAGATGTAAGTGAAACCTCAGGATCTtgttctgccctaaaccttaagacaagaggcagaggtaatgacagaaattcaaatcaggacaaatcaaaatccaaaaattctaATCAGCACAGAAGTAAATCTAAAttaggccaacaagtacaatgttggaactgtgggaaaacaggtcactttaggaggcaatgcaaaagtcctaagaagaagaatgaagataatTCTGCTAATACTGTAATAGAAGAGGTACAAGATGCATTACTTCTTtcagtagacagtccacttgatgattgggttttggactcaagagcttcgtttcataccacttcACACCAAGAAATCATACAAAGTTATGTTACAGGTgatttggtaaggtgtatttggctgatggtacAGCCTTGaatgttgtgggtatgggagaCGATCGGATATTGTTGCCCAATAGgtttgtttggttactggagaaggtttgacatattcctgacctgaggaggaatctaatttctgttggacaacttgatgatgaagggtATGCAATACtgtttgttggtggtacttggaaggttacaaagggagttAGAGTATTAGCCCATGAAAAAAAGACTAATGCTCTATATATGACCACAAGTCCAAGAGACATAATTGCAGTTGCTAAagcaagtactgatacaagcctatggcatCACAGACTTGGTCACAtaagtgagaaagggatgaagatgctacTGTCAAATGGgaaactaccagaattgaagttcGTTGATTTTGACATGTATGAAAgctgcatcttaggaaagcagaaaaagtgagcttcttgaaaactagCAGGACAAcaaaggctgaaaaattggagttagtacacattgatttgtgggggccttctccggttgcatcccttggaggttcaagatattacatcactttcattgataactcaagcagaaaggtatgggtttattttctgaaaaataaatctaatatatttgagacttttaagaagtggaaggctatggttgagacagaaacaagtctaaaagtaaaatgtttgaggttagacaatggaggagagtacatagatggagggtttagtgagtattgtgctgtGCATAGAATCAAGATGCAGAAGACTattcctgggacaccacagcaAAACAATGTGGCTGAGTGCATGAatagaactctcaatgagcgtgctaggagtatgaggttgcatgctggattACCAAAAACTTTCTGGGCTGATGCTATTAGTACTACAGCTTACCTAATAAACCGAGGACCACCaattcccatggagttcagacttcctaaaaaggtttggagcggtaaagaggtaaatttttcccatttaaaagtttttagttGTGTCTCTTATGTTCATATTAATTCTATTGCTCGTGGtgaacttgatgcaaagtctaaaatattttttttcattgactatggtgatgagaaatttcgCTATCatttttgggatgaacaaaacagaaaaattatcagaagtagaaatgtgatatttaatgaacaagtTATATATAAGGACAGGTCAACTATAGTGCTAGATGTAATAGAAATAGATCAatagaaatctgagtttgtcaacttagatgaattgattGAAAGTACaatccagaaaaggggtgaagaagataaggagaatgtagaTTCACAGGTAGATCAGAGCACACTTGTAGCTGAAGTCTGTAGATCTTCCAGGaccattagacctccacagcattattcacccactctaaattatctcctattgactgatggtggtaagccagagtgttatgatgaagccttaCAGGATAAAAATTCAAGCAAGTgagagttagccatgaaggatgagatggattccttgttggggaatcagacatgggaattgactgaattgccagtagaAAAGAAGGCTTTggacaacaagtgggtatacagaataaagaatgagcataaTGGTAGCAAGCGTTACAAGGTCAAATTAGTTGTcaaagggttccagcagaagaATGGCATTAAGTACTCAgaaatattttctccagttgtgaagatgtcaacaatcagattGGTACTAGGAATGGTGGCTATAGAAAATTTATATCTTGAGTAGTTAGATGTAAAGACGACATTCCTTCATAGTGACTTAGAGGAAGACATTTACATGATTCAaccagaagggttcattgttcaGGGACAAGAGAATCTAGTCTACAAACtaagaaagagcttgtatggcctaaaacaagctccaagacagtggtacaataaatttgatagttttatgcatagaattgggttcaagagatatTAAACTTATCattgttgctatgttaagttctTTGGCAATTCTTACATCATTTTACtattgtatgtggatgatatgctcatTGTAGGGtttagcattgaggagattaataatctaaagaagcaattgtcaaaatagtttgcaatgaaggatttgggagttgcaaagcaaatccttggtataagaatcattagagacaaggctaatggtacattgaagctttcacagtcagagtatgtgaagaaaattCTCAGCaagttcaacatgaatgaagttAAACCAACGAGCACACctttgggtagtcatttcaaactaagcaaagaacagtcaccgaagacaaaagaagaaagggaccatatgagcaaggtgcccttTGCCTtagctattggcagcttgatgtatgctatggtgtgtacaaggctagacattgcacatgcaatgggagttgtgagcagattcataAGTAGGGcaggaaagcagcattgggaggcagtcaaatggattctgagatatctgagGGGTTAATTAGATgcatgtctttgcttcacaggtgcaGGTTTGAAATTgtagggttatgtagatgctgattttgttggtgatattgatagtagaaagagtactactgggtttgtaTTTACTCTAGGAGGTATAGCTATATCCTAggcttcaaatctacaaaagattgttactttgtctactacagaagTTGAGTATGTAGCAGCAACTAGAgttggaaaggagatgatttggctacatggcttcttagatgaattgggtaagaagcaggagatgggcattctacataGTAATAGTCAGAGTGCAAATTTTCTTGCTaaaaattcggcttttcattcaaagtcaaagcatatacagacaaaataccactttatctgttaccttgttgaagataagctggtaatacttgagaagatttgtggatctaagaactcgacagacatgttgactaagggtgtcactattgagaagatGAAGCTATGTTCAGCTTCAATTgatcttctagcttgaggacagaCGGATGAGTTGCAGTGATGAGGGATTTTTTTTGGAGGATCATGGTTGATATTGGTGATTGAACTAGTCTCCAAATGGGAGATTTGTTGGACTTTGTAGagcctagttgtgtttgatccgGATGACGACCCGATCCAACCCGAAATGATGTTGCGAGGTTTTTAATAGGAGATTTTTTTAGGCTCAGTTCATGGAATGGAGGCTTGGGTAGATAGGCCCAAGCTGTAGCACACATGGAAAAATTTTTGCGCCCATTTTGTAGCCCATTATGAATCTTATGCACAGGATataaaaacccttttttttttggtgattagggttacTCGATGCATTtttgagggagagaaaaaagggTACTGCCACACTCTatatttttccctgataatagtgaaatccctacaactccatggatgtaggcaaattgccgaaccacataaatattgtcttgtgcgtgtgattattttttctttggcatgtgttttctttattttgttactCATAGGTTTGGGAATTTTGTGTTATTTCCTTACAAAATCAAGTTACACAAAAGCTGAAAAGCCAATTTAGCCAAAAAGAACTAGAGGAGAGCCTGAGTCAGTAAGtctaagggggtgtttggtactgttgtttaaacaatagttttcagtgtttaaacaccacaacacttaaacaatgTTATTAGAAATATCTTACCAAACGGGCTATAAGCTagagcaaagaaaaagagagattacaaaagacaaaaaatagtCAGTAAATCTAAGTCTAAGTCAATACACTACATTATCAAAAAATAGTCACAAGTCAGACtatgagatagagaaaaagagagagagcatcGCTCTCAATTAGAGGCTCAAAGCAGAgatgagatagagaaaaagatagTGAATTAAAGTGCCTTGATGTTCTCTGAGGTTCTTATTTCCCGATCTTACCGTTGCTGTCAACTACTTTGGGTGTTGCTATTACAGCGTTGCTGAGTCGCTTTTGCTGAGGACCTGAGGTTCTTATTTCCCTTtaggttaggaatttttttggtttaaaatttgattgggtatttagttaattagtttatagaaatttaattattattattttttgttgatttaataATCTGCTTGAGTAGAGAGTGAGGTCCGGATTGATCTTGGGCATTTTTCCTTGAGTTCTTTTTGGTCTTgctattattataatttttttttttttcagattttagatcaataaaattttttgggctttttctttttgcttgaaaggcCCCAATCTATTGTTAAGTGAAccaaagtttatttttattgcacataaaaaaaactgagggtggtcacaaatgtttttttaggatagacaaatttaaaattatatatatatatatatatatatataaattttcaagtcagggtggtcttgtgaccacctTGGCCTCAACGTGCCGCCGCCCCTGGGGTTAGGGACTAGTTTCATTAATACTTGAATCTTCAAAAAAGTGGTTTGGAAGACCTAGTTGGCTAGTACTAGGTAAAAGCACCGAAGGTAAAAGCTACATGTCATGCTTCAATTGGTCCGTGCAATTTCTTCCTCTACAATTTCATTTGAGCTACTTGCAATACCGATTTCAGATTTTATCAATATCTCAGATATTGAAACAAAATCCTTTCCAggaaatttcaaattggaaaaTAGATCATTTCCATTAATTCTTGGAGCttcaaagaatatataaaaattgaagccAAGTCTAAACTACTAGATAAGCAATGAGGGTTTTTAATTGCCGTGTACAAAAGTAGTTGCTGAGTCTAATTTTCCAAGACATTGCACCGTCAAGAACGCTAGTTGAGACTCCAGAGCATGGAACGAAATTTCTCTGAGCTTGTCCAATAATCTGTTGGTTTCTTGCAATTTGGGTGGAGGATATGTCCCAatcaattgttttcttttgttccaATTCGTATTTATCCTCGAAGTTTTTAATCAACAGAACTTTGTAGGCAGAGTTTAGTTTATTGAAAAGGGGTTTTATGTCCAAATCatttatgtgatttataatgttgaaaaaatcttatttaataccaaatggaaaattctattttcaccTCAAATAAATAGCGGATTTATTGATATATCACACATATTTATTAGGAGTTCCATACACAagaagataaattaaaaaattaaaaaaaaaaaaaattaaaaaaaaaaaaaaaaaaaaaaaaaaaggagtatcCAGTGCACAAAGCAATAAACAATAGCCAAGCACAACATTTTGGCAAATGGAAAACCAATGAAGAATTCCTTCAAAGAAAAACCACTCCAGTATCCAATTGCATAGAAAATTCACTGGGAGAACCAATTACAATAGTGTACTTGAAAAACATTTATACAACTAGTCTCTCTTTGTAACCTCAACAAATGTCCGGTTTCCCCTTCCCACTGCAGTGGCCCCAAAACCTCTagaatccttattttttttattcttaaatcaGGGGATAAAGATAACAAAAAGACAGTGAAGGGCAGAAAAAAGATTACATTACGAAAATGTAACCCAAATAACGTTTGGGATAGCAaatatattacatatatttCGAAATGTGAAAGCTACATTTTGTATGTCATGCTTCAATTGGTCTGTGCAATTTCtacctcaacaatttcattTGACCTACTTCCAATAACAATTTTAGATTGCATCAATATCTCATAGTCATTTGTGATGCCGTATCGCTCCCCTAAAGTATTTATTGTATTGATTTCAATTGAGCTACTTGCAATAGCAATTTCAGGTTGCATCAATATCTCAGAGTCATTTGTGATGCCATCTCTCTCCCCAAAAGTACTTATTGTATTGTACAATTCGAGCATTGTTGGCCTTTGACTAGGGAAGGGGTTAAGACAGGTATATGCAATTCTAAGTAACTCAAAGATTTCATCATCAAATCCTCTTCCAATCAGAGAATTATCAATAACACTATAAAGATCAGATGAATTGCTCAAAAGGTAAGTTATCCAATCAAACAAACTCCCATTAAAACCGtatgaaaaattgttaatttcAATGGGTTCCTTTCTTGTAATTAGCTCAAGAAGTAGAATTCCAAAGTCATAGACATCTTTTTTAACAAAACCCAACTCCCATACCCCACTGTCTACAAAAGAGCTATTGCttgtgtcaatgacatttgaaTTCATGAACATTAACCCTCCAGAACTTGATATTTTTGCCCCACCAAAATTTGATATCTTGGGCTCAAAATTCGTATCTAATAAGATAGAGTTTGAACCTAAGTTAGATGGACCACTCAGAAATCATACTTATGGTGAAGCCATGCTAGGCCTCTTGCCATCCCAATCGCAATTTTAGTCCTCAAAGACCATTCCAAGATCTTGTCTTTGAGTTCTCCTTCTCCTACATGTAGCCAATCATAAAGGTTGCCATGCAATATATATTTGTACACTAAAAGTTTCTTGTTCTGTTCACTGCAGTATCCCAAGAGGGGAGCCAAGTTATCGTGTCTCAATATACCCATAGCTGATAGCTCAAATAGAAATTGTGTTTCATAAGATTGACAATTATTTAACCTCTTAACTACAAGAGGCCAGCAATTTGGAAGCACTGCCTTGTACATCATCCCAATCTTCCCCATTCCAATGacattgtttttgttgaaattgccAGTTGCCTCACTAATTTCTATAAAGCTCATTCTAGTAACCATTCTCTCCATCTGTGACTTAAATCATTTGCCATTTTTGCATTAGTGCTAATCAGaatttatataacaaaatttgacaCAGATGTTTCTTTTAAGTGGTTGTACGAACTGTCTACTCATGACAAACTGAGGAGAAAGTATCTCAATGGAGGTCATTTCATGGAGGTGGTATATTGTATAACAATTGCATACAATACACCTCTCACATTCAGATGCGTCCCATTCCTGCAGGGTCTATGCCCATGTGAGAGGAGCATTATTTGCAAGTATTAAACATGTAATAAATCTCATCTCATGAGGCACCCCTCTCATATTTGGTTCTTCCCTAAATATCTATGGCACCCAAATGTGAGAGGGGCTCTCATAACATAATTTTTCAAAGGGCAAGAAGTAGAGAGTAAGGATGATCATTTAATGTTGAATCGAAAGGATCACGAATATGCAAGTAAAGCTTTCTATGTGGCGGTGTAAGAGGGCttctttgatatttttaacATTGTTTTGGATTGTAATTAGGAGACAaatatatttgtcattttttcttctaaaaatagTCTATTGCAATCATGTATTGGACAAAAAGAAACATGAGGATGGAAACAAATAGGCTCTAAGAGATTACCATCATGTTCTTGCCTCTTTCATCAATGGAACACCATCGGGTTCCTACtttcattaatttattgttGTTCTTGGTTATTGCCTTCTTCACAAGCAATATTGGTGTATTACAAAACATGACAACTACCACTATGGCTGTTAGGttcaaaatatttagaatcacatttgtattgtgttggcaaaccgagaacaaaacatgtctagaCTAGGTTTTTAGGCAATGCTTAAAAGTGGGCATTTCAAGATTCAAGTCCAACTAAGTGCAGAAAAAGGGAGTGTGATTCTGCCTTACTCAACCAATCAAGAATTaggctcgattgatcaaaaatcgcaggaacagttttttttttttctgcagatttttaaACAGGCCCAAGCCTGcgaaaacgtttagggtttcatctaaacttctccacatataaaagggaaaccctagccatATTTTGCAAACTTTTGGAGAAGAATcttgtgtgttactctttgtgagatCTAAGAGGTTTTGTACCCTCTAACCACACAAGAATCTACCAAAGCAAAAACTACAATCAAGCGTTGGTAGAACATAGTTACTGTGCTGCATCAAGATCATTATTGAtggtgatctgaaacctttgagtaggttctcaaagtcacaagcaaggcGGCTTGGTTGGTGTAAATCCAAGAAAAGAAGGAGTCTATGAATTCAAAGCTTGCatgtggtcatgtcagtaagttactactagaggtagcaatagatttagggttaaatctgattgtaaaaatttcaattctcttatagtggatttggtttaccttgaggatagctaggttaaatacTTTCCAGGTTTTAAACTTGAAACGGTTCATTTCATTGGATTTTCTGGGTCATTATATCGTGtgttatgatatatttgtgtttaacctagatctgaataattaatctaagtaatcatgtggttaatatattaggttaaagaATCtagtttaaggggtctaaacgaaCAAACAATGACCATAGCGACAATCCAGCCTACCACAAATCCTTCTTTGCATAGAACAATAAACTTCTTAGGAGAAGGTTTGCAAGGTTCCAACGGAGCCCCACAAAGTCCCAAATTATTTGCATAGCTCTCTGCAGGAATGGTACAATGTCCCAGAATAATTGCATCGCTCTCTACAAGAATGGTAAGATCGGAAAACACAGGCACCGGCCCTGATAAGAGATTGTTAGCAACACTAAACGTGCAGAGTCTCCGAAGCTGGTTAATTTCTGGAGGGATAGATCCCGTTAGCTGGTTGTTGTCAAGTCGAAGGACACTTAGATAGGTGCAATTCACTATGCTCTTAGGGATTTCACCAGCAAAATTGTTGGATGAGAGATCAAGGGTGTTCACGTACCTGAGCAACATAGATAAGTCAGATGGTATGGTGCCTGTAGGGTCATTACCTGACAAGTCCAGACCCGTCAACGATGTGCAATTCCCGATTTCCGGAGGAAAGTGGCCCTTTAGCCCTATGTTCAACAGCCGGATATTTAGTACCCTGCTTTCATCAGAGTGCCAGCATTTGAGCCCAACAAATTTACAGATGAAACCTTCTATGTTGTTGCTGAAATTCCATGAATACTTGATGTAGTTGCAAGGGTCTTCTAGTGACTctttaatcaaattattatacAACAATTATACATTGTACGTAACATTTCGATAATGTCAATAATGTCCAGAAATGACCAAGCAAATATGTGAAGTAGAGCTATGACGATTGACGAGTTTGGCACTATGAGCCATTTGCTTGTGTGTGCTTAGTAAGAATAATCAGAGGTAGAAAGATTGTATGTAACTAGTTATATAGAAATATCAAAACAAtcattttcaagaaatttcTAGCTGGAAAATTGATCACACGCGTTAATTCTTTAATTCTCGAAAAAGTGGTTTGGAAGAAATGGCTGAAATTTGAGCATTTTCCTTTTGGAGGATTGAGCCAAGTTTTTTGGAGGAACGTACAAAACGTAATTGCTGagtaaggaaaaaaacaaaaaaacaaaaaaaaaattgctgctTCTATTTTACCAAGTCATGCAACCGTAAAGAATGGTAGTCGAAAGAAAGTCCAGAGTATGTAAGTCGAAGTTAATGCCCCTTCAGCTCATTGAAAACGAAATCAATAAACAATTCTCAGTCATATTAGTCATTTAAACTAAACTTCTATGATATTATCCAATAATTGTCCGAGTGCTTAAAAATGACCAAGCAAATATGTGAACGAGACCAGGGCCGGCTCAATAATTTGGGGGTTGTTGACGGCCTGAGGCGAAAATTTTAAGTGaagcattttttatatttaaatattaattaaataatatttattgaattttttatttttcatttaaaatttatttttcttattttctaagatgcaaaattactaattaagtttttgtatttgagTTCCTCCaacatttgtaattaaaaattataattcaatttaaaatatagaataataaaaccTTAttattacaacttttttttacgCTTTGACCACTTTATATcatatacatcaaattatcaataaattagtataactaatacaaataagttgatATGAcatacatcaaattattaattggtgtgataacttataataataataataattaataaattaaaagtaaaagagaCGGTACAGTTGGTGGGATAGTGTGTGCCTATGCGTGTATAGTGTAACAGTAGCTGACTTAGTGAGTAGTCTTTACAGTGATAGTGTGTGGGGCCTTTGGGCCGGCTGGCTGTGCAGTGCTACAGCAAGTATGCAGTGTGAAGTGTGCAATGCAGTCAGCAGGCCGAATTGAGATTGGTGCAATAGCCCCTTAGTGCAATAGCAATGGATCTTTGAGATTGAAACAAACTTTGCATTACTCATTTTAAAACAAACTCAAGATGAACTACCCATTTCGAAATACCACCCTCACTCAAGAGATCCACTTTACACAAGTATTAGCCCAT
The Quercus lobata isolate SW786 chromosome 10, ValleyOak3.0 Primary Assembly, whole genome shotgun sequence DNA segment above includes these coding regions:
- the LOC115965213 gene encoding probably inactive leucine-rich repeat receptor-like protein kinase At5g48380 — its product is MYHVLWECRKAKEARECSKMVFPASSGSSLSFLDVMWKLLMQEDVGEEHVAQVATTAWALWHNRNEVRCGRASKTGRQIFSWASEYLREYRAAILHDRPVVSAPQQSVRWIPPRDGLFKINVDGAVFLKQKVVGVGVVIHDSEGRLEAALSKKILLPLGTAKVEAKAFEVGLLFAKDVGVWDVVLEESLEDPCNYIKYSWNFSNNIEGFICKFVGLKCWHSDESRVLNIRLLNIGLKGHFPPEIGNCTSLTGLDLSGNDPTGTIPSDLSMLLRYVNTLDLSSNNFAGEIPKSIVNCTYLSVLRLDNNQLTGSIPPEINQLRRLCTFSVANNLLSGPVPVFSDLTILVESDAIILGHCTIPAESYANNLGLCGAPLEPCKPSPKKFIVLCKEGFVVGWIVAMVISQMERMVTRMSFIEISEATGNFNKNNVIGMGKIGMMYKAVLPNCWPLVVKRLNNCQSYETQFLFELSAMGILRHDNLAPLLGYCSEQNKKLLVYKYILHGNLYDWLHVGEGELKDKILEWSLRTKIAIGMARGLAWLHHKYDF